The proteins below come from a single Acinonyx jubatus isolate Ajub_Pintada_27869175 chromosome A1, VMU_Ajub_asm_v1.0, whole genome shotgun sequence genomic window:
- the MTIF3 gene encoding translation initiation factor IF-3, mitochondrial isoform X1, with product MELVLELNCCVNPGNLKLSKMMATLLLKRLTLHTVKTGNNCIRCPGTYTLHQTAPARPSFRASGPRLSCPIHAKAFGTVADTQDERKKKKKNEPALSNIGRKIHERVIHVLDEAGNDLGNMHRADVIRLMNERDLRLVTRDSGAEPPQYQLLTGAQIHEERLRLRELGKAHPKPGPTLTKELTFSSNIGRHDLDTKSKQIQQWIEKKYRVQITIKKGKNVEPENKMEEICNQILHTMPGIATFSTRPQPVRGGKAVMCVLRHLSKKEENAHGETQGAQKEDPLNKENGNNRESDVVHP from the exons ATGGAGCTCGTATTGGAGCTTAATTGCTGTGTAAATCCAGGAAATTTGAAACTCTCTAAAAT GATGGCCACTCTTCTTCTAAAGAGGCTAACGTTGCATACCGTGAAGACTGGAAATAATTGCATTAGATGTCCTGGTACATACACCCTGCACCAGACCGCACCAGCACGGCCGTCCTTCCGAGCTTCTGGCCCGAGACTGTCCTGCCCGATTCACGCAAAAGCTTTCGGTACTGTTGCAGACACCCAGGacgagaggaagaagaaaaagaagaatgaaccaGCTCTTAGCAACATCGGAAGAAAAATTCACGAGCGGGTTATTCACGTGCTGGATGAGGCGGGCAACGACTTGGGCAACATGCACCGAGCAGACGTGATCAGGCTCATGAACGAGCGGGACCTGAGGCTCGTGACAAGGGACAGCGGCGCGGAGCCCCCGCAGTACCAGCTCCTGACGGGGGCACAGATCCACGAGGAGCGCCTGCGACTCCGGGAGCTGGGAAAGGCCCACCCGAAACCCG GCCCTACCCTGACAAAGGAGCtaactttttcttcaaatattggaCGACATGATTTGGACACAAAGAGTAAACAGATTCAGCAATGGATTGAGAAAAAATACAGAGTTCAAATTActataaagaaagggaagaacGTAGagccagaaaataaaatg GAGGAGATATGTAATCAAATACTCCACACTATGCCCGGAATAGCTACCTTCTCAACCCGCCCACAACCTGTTAGGGGAGGGAAAGCTGTAATGTGTGTTCTTCGTCATTTaagcaaaaaggaagagaatgcaCATGGAGAAACCCAAGGAGCCCAGAAAGAGGACCCtttgaacaaagaaaatggaaacaacagaGAATCAGATGTTGTGCATCCGtga
- the MTIF3 gene encoding translation initiation factor IF-3, mitochondrial isoform X2, whose protein sequence is MATLLLKRLTLHTVKTGNNCIRCPGTYTLHQTAPARPSFRASGPRLSCPIHAKAFGTVADTQDERKKKKKNEPALSNIGRKIHERVIHVLDEAGNDLGNMHRADVIRLMNERDLRLVTRDSGAEPPQYQLLTGAQIHEERLRLRELGKAHPKPGPTLTKELTFSSNIGRHDLDTKSKQIQQWIEKKYRVQITIKKGKNVEPENKMEEICNQILHTMPGIATFSTRPQPVRGGKAVMCVLRHLSKKEENAHGETQGAQKEDPLNKENGNNRESDVVHP, encoded by the exons ATGGCCACTCTTCTTCTAAAGAGGCTAACGTTGCATACCGTGAAGACTGGAAATAATTGCATTAGATGTCCTGGTACATACACCCTGCACCAGACCGCACCAGCACGGCCGTCCTTCCGAGCTTCTGGCCCGAGACTGTCCTGCCCGATTCACGCAAAAGCTTTCGGTACTGTTGCAGACACCCAGGacgagaggaagaagaaaaagaagaatgaaccaGCTCTTAGCAACATCGGAAGAAAAATTCACGAGCGGGTTATTCACGTGCTGGATGAGGCGGGCAACGACTTGGGCAACATGCACCGAGCAGACGTGATCAGGCTCATGAACGAGCGGGACCTGAGGCTCGTGACAAGGGACAGCGGCGCGGAGCCCCCGCAGTACCAGCTCCTGACGGGGGCACAGATCCACGAGGAGCGCCTGCGACTCCGGGAGCTGGGAAAGGCCCACCCGAAACCCG GCCCTACCCTGACAAAGGAGCtaactttttcttcaaatattggaCGACATGATTTGGACACAAAGAGTAAACAGATTCAGCAATGGATTGAGAAAAAATACAGAGTTCAAATTActataaagaaagggaagaacGTAGagccagaaaataaaatg GAGGAGATATGTAATCAAATACTCCACACTATGCCCGGAATAGCTACCTTCTCAACCCGCCCACAACCTGTTAGGGGAGGGAAAGCTGTAATGTGTGTTCTTCGTCATTTaagcaaaaaggaagagaatgcaCATGGAGAAACCCAAGGAGCCCAGAAAGAGGACCCtttgaacaaagaaaatggaaacaacagaGAATCAGATGTTGTGCATCCGtga
- the GTF3A gene encoding transcription factor IIIA, producing MRKCGAGAGRGLLCARAPALQFRLSGVVLPEVRRRRVLEPQASVAEAVSSLTIADAFTAAGESPAPPPSALSRRFICSFPDCDANYNKAWKLDAHLCKHTGERPFVCDREGCGKAFVRDYHLTRHVLIHTGEKPFVCTASGCDQKFNTKSNLKKHFERKHENQQKQYVCTFEGCEKAFKKHQQLRTHQCQHTSEPLFKCAHEGCGKHFASRSRLKRHGKVHEGYVCKKECSFVAKTWTELLKHRREAHREAIRCEVCQKTFKRKDYLKQHMKTHAPEREVCRCPREGCGRTYTTVFNLQSHILSFHEERRPFTCEHAGCGKTFAMKQSLTRHAVVHDPDKKKMNLKVKPSREKRSLASRLSGYIPPKKKQGQSSSLPTNGESLNCTEGRVLSTVAILTLN from the exons ATGCGCAAATGCGGCgccggcgcggggcggggcctgttgtgcgcgcgcgcgccggCGCTCCAGTTCCGCCTCTCCGGGGTCGTGCTCCCGGAAGTCCGGCGGCGTC GCGTCCTGGAGCCGCAGGCCTCGGTCGCCGAGGCGGTGTCATCCCTGACCATCGCCGACGCCTTCACCGCGGCGGGCGagagccccgccccgccgccctcCGCGCTCAGTAGGAGGTTCATCTGTTCCTTCCCCGATTGCGACGCCAATTACAACAAGGCGTGGAAGCTAGACGCGCACCTGTGCAAGCACACGGGGGAG AGACCGTTTGTTTGTGACCGTGAAGGGTGTGGCAAAGCCTTCGTCAGGGACTACCATCTGACCCGCCACGTCCTGATTCACACTGGGGAAAAGCCATTTGT TTGTACAGCTAGTGGCTGTGATCAGAAATTCAACACAAAATCAAACTTGAAGAAACATTTTGAACGCAAACATGAAAATCAGCAAAAACAATATGTA TGCACTTTTGAAGGGTGTGAGAAGGCCTTTAAGAAACACCAGCAGCTCAGGACCCATCAGTGCCAGCACACCAGTGAGCCACTGTTCAA GTGTGCCCATGAGGGATGTGGGAAACACTTCGCCTCCCGCAGCAGGCTGAAGAGACACGGGAAGGTCCACGAGG GCTACGTGTGCAAAAAAGAATGTTCCTTCGTGGCAAAAACGTGGACAGAGCTTCTAAAACACAGGAGGGAAGCCCATAGAG AGGCCATAAGATGTGAAGTCTGCCAGAAAACCTTTAAACGCAAGGATTACCTGAAGCAACATATGAAGACTCACGCCCCGGAGAGGGAGGTGTGCCGGTGTCCCAGGGAAGGCTGTGGTAGGACCTACACGACGGTCTTTAACCTCCAGAGCCACATTCTCTCTTTTCACGAGGAAAGGCGCCCATTCACCTGTGAGCACGCCGGCTGTGGCAAAACGTTCGCAATGAAA CAAAGTCTCACTAGGCACGCTGTTGTGCATGACCctgacaagaagaaaatgaacctCAAA GTAAAACCGTCTCGTGAAAAACGGAGTTTGGCCTCTCGTCTCAGTGGATACATTCCtcctaaaaagaaacaaggacaaAGCTCATCTCTGCCTACAAACGGAGAGTCACTGAACTGTACTGAAGGCAGGGTGCTCTCAACGGTCGCGATACTTACCCTCAACTGA